Proteins found in one Oncorhynchus mykiss isolate Arlee chromosome 3, USDA_OmykA_1.1, whole genome shotgun sequence genomic segment:
- the laptm4b gene encoding lysosomal-associated transmembrane protein 4B isoform X2, which produces MISPWDRWHSTRCCLCCHVRTGTVILGVWYMLINAVVLLILVTALGDPDQYHLTSAELANDLDDMDDANMCIASAISLLMILISGMATYGAYKQHAAWIIPFFCYQVFDCALNTLVAVSIVVYPNTIQDYLQQLPENFPYKEDIMAMSNVCLVFIVLLFIGCILTFKKPLGTDRGSCSGSNVWQEPFHKAVVFITL; this is translated from the exons ATGATTTCCCCGTGGGACCGATGGCATTCCACCAGATGCTGCCTGTGCTGTCATGTCCGCACAGGCACTGTTATCCTGGGGGTTTGGTATATG CTGATCAATGCGGTGGTGTTACTCATCCTCGTCACGGCCCTGGGTGATCCTGACCAGTACCATCTGACCAGCGCTGAGCTGGCTAACGACTTAGATGACATGGATGACGCCA ACATGTGTATTGCTTCAGCAATCTCGTTGTTGATGATACTAATTTCTGGGATGGCGACCTACGGTGCGTATAAG caacaTGCTGCTTGGATCATCCCATTCTTCTGCTACCAAGTCTTTGACTGTGCACTGAACACCCTGGTGGCTGTTAGTATTGTGGTCTACCCCAACACCATACAAGATTACCTCCAACAGCTG CCTGAGAACTTCCCCTACAAAGAGGACATCATGGCCATGAGCAATGTGTGCCTGGTCTTTATCGTGCTCCTCTTCATCGGATGCATCCTCACCTTCAAG AAACCCTTGGGGACAGACAGAGGGTCCTGCAGTGGTTCAAACGTCTGGCAGGAGCCGTTTCACAAGGCTGTTGTTTTCATAACACTATAA
- the LOC110511506 gene encoding protein LYRIC isoform X2 — protein sequence MAENWQDATCQQVKLIAGRLNELLSTGLDLLHSELGVDFGVKPEIPPWLIFLAACIGLVLMVAMWASACRGLFKKRPTIVEVEAMESTKPATIKTAKAEEPKKKKRKPTEKKSQPNGSLVAELQEEVRVTEEDNLPVVPHHSQVKTEKASEVKNTKKKQKQAVKEAKTASSHGKESEEVSGTWETKVSNKEKREQRRKDKTTGDGSGSPGGVDPLPSTPPTESTKVSPKAANPGSVSEKKEKKKKGESSKTKAEKAGAVAAVAVGRPQAISSEEAPVVTGGWTDRAVTAPALTIVPDKEHWTTSESNQDTTVWGHETERNDTVEPQLPCPSQPDEPDEWSGLNGDGSAAAADGCSDWNAPAEVWGNYEELPAPVEAAPPVLEESLPETVKQVSDEEREKAEPAADGTGKLKKKKKKKKKQAEDDVVTGQESEERSKKVVAEAKVKKQPIQEPTAPAVNVAAVKARVEQPVVVQNTAPITQVPPQPAETEPTAKQNSLPAPTHKKPEESQPSKPVMKKKRARRET from the exons ATGGCAGAGAACTGGCAGGACGCGACCTGTCAACAGGTCAAGTTGATAGCAGGTCGCCTGAATGAGCTTCTTTCCACTGGCCTAGACCTCTTGCACTCAGAACTCGGGGTGGATTTTGGAGTGAAGCCCGAGATTCCGCCATGGTTGATCTTCTTAGCAGCGTGCATTGGGCTCGTGCTAATGGTGGCTATGTGGGCCTCCGCATGTCGCGGGCTCTTCAAGAAGCGACCGACCATAGTTGAAGTTGAGGCCATGGAAAGCACTAAACCAGCTACTATCAAGACGGCAAAAGCAGAGGAACCGAAGAAAAAGAAAAGGAAACCTACAGAAAAG AAATCACAGCCAAATGGTAGTTTAGTTGCTGAGCTACAAGAGGAAGTCAGAGTGACTGAAGAAGACAACCTGCCAGTAGTGCCACATCATTCTCAAGTCAAGACAGAAAAGGCTTCTGAG GTAAAGAATACAAAGAAGAAGCAGAAACAGGCAGTAAAGGAGGCTAAGACGGCTTCTTCTCATGGCAAGGAATCGGAGGAAG TATCAGGCACCTGGGAGACCAAGGTCAGTAACAAGGAGAAGCGTGAGCAGCGCCGTAAAGACAAGACCACCGGTGACGGCTCAGGGAGCCCTGGAGGAGTGGATCCTCTGCCTAGTACTCCTCCCACAGAGTCAACCAAAGTCAGCCCCAAAGCTGCAAACCCTGGGTCTGTCTCTGAGAAGAAGGAAAAGAAGAAGAAAG GAGAATCCTCCAAAACCAAAGCAGAGAAAGCAGGTGCCGTTGCTGCTGTTGCCGTAGGCAGACCTCAAG CTATCAGCAGCGAGGAGGCTCCGGTAGTGACTGGAGGATGGACTGACCGGGCTGTGACGGCCCCAGCCCTTACCATTGTTCCTGATAAGGAGCACTGGACCACTTCTGAGAGCAATCAAGACACCACTGTCTGGGGGCACGAGACTGAAAGAAATGATA CAGTGGAACCCCAGCTGCCGTGTCCCAGCCAGCCAGACGAGCCAGACGAGTGGTCTGGTCTGA ATGGTGATGGGTCTGCTGCTGCAGCAGACGGGTGCTCTGACTGGAATGCCCCAGCGGAGGTGTGGGGGAACTATGAGGAACTCCCTGCTCCAGTAGAGGCTGCCCCCCCTGTCCTCGAGGAGTCCCTGCCAGAGACGGTCAAG CAAGTatctgatgaagagagagaaaaggcggagccTGCCGCTGATGGAACTGGTAAattgaaaaagaagaagaagaagaagaagaagcaagCTGAAGATGATGTAGTTACTGGCCAG GAGTCAGAGGAGCGAAGTAAAAAGGTTGTTGCTGAGGCCAAGGTGAAGAAGCAGCCAATCCAGGAgcctactgctcctgctgtcaaTGTTGCTGCTGTGAAG GCAAGAGTGGAGCAACCAGTTGTGGTTCAGAACACAGCCCCCATCACACAAGTGCCACCCCAACCCGCAGAGACGGAGCCTACTGCCAAGCAGAACAGTCTACCTGCTCCAACACATA AAAAACCTGAAGAGAGCCAGCCTTCCAAACCAGTGATGAAGAAGAAACGGGCAAGAAGAGAAACATGA
- the LOC110511506 gene encoding protein LYRIC isoform X4 produces MAENWQDATCQQVKLIAGRLNELLSTGLDLLHSELGVDFGVKPEIPPWLIFLAACIGLVLMVAMWASACRGLFKKRPTIVEVEAMESTKPATIKTAKAEEPKKKKRKPTEKKSQPNGSLVAELQEEVRVTEEDNLPVVPHHSQVKTEKASEVKNTKKKQKQAVKEAKTASSHGKESEEVSGTWETKVSNKEKREQRRKDKTTGDGSGSPGGVDPLPSTPPTESTKVSPKAANPGSVSEKKEKKKKGESSKTKAEKAGAVAAVAVGRPQAISSEEAPVVTGGWTDRAVTAPALTIVPDKEHWTTSESNQDTTVWGHETERNDMEPQLPCPSQPDEPDEWSGLNGDGSAAAADGCSDWNAPAEVWGNYEELPAPVEAAPPVLEESLPETVKQVSDEEREKAEPAADGTGKLKKKKKKKKKQAEDDVVTGQESEERSKKVVAEAKVKKQPIQEPTAPAVNVAAVKARVEQPVVVQNTAPITQVPPQPAETEPTAKQNSLPAPTHKKPEESQPSKPVMKKKRARRET; encoded by the exons ATGGCAGAGAACTGGCAGGACGCGACCTGTCAACAGGTCAAGTTGATAGCAGGTCGCCTGAATGAGCTTCTTTCCACTGGCCTAGACCTCTTGCACTCAGAACTCGGGGTGGATTTTGGAGTGAAGCCCGAGATTCCGCCATGGTTGATCTTCTTAGCAGCGTGCATTGGGCTCGTGCTAATGGTGGCTATGTGGGCCTCCGCATGTCGCGGGCTCTTCAAGAAGCGACCGACCATAGTTGAAGTTGAGGCCATGGAAAGCACTAAACCAGCTACTATCAAGACGGCAAAAGCAGAGGAACCGAAGAAAAAGAAAAGGAAACCTACAGAAAAG AAATCACAGCCAAATGGTAGTTTAGTTGCTGAGCTACAAGAGGAAGTCAGAGTGACTGAAGAAGACAACCTGCCAGTAGTGCCACATCATTCTCAAGTCAAGACAGAAAAGGCTTCTGAG GTAAAGAATACAAAGAAGAAGCAGAAACAGGCAGTAAAGGAGGCTAAGACGGCTTCTTCTCATGGCAAGGAATCGGAGGAAG TATCAGGCACCTGGGAGACCAAGGTCAGTAACAAGGAGAAGCGTGAGCAGCGCCGTAAAGACAAGACCACCGGTGACGGCTCAGGGAGCCCTGGAGGAGTGGATCCTCTGCCTAGTACTCCTCCCACAGAGTCAACCAAAGTCAGCCCCAAAGCTGCAAACCCTGGGTCTGTCTCTGAGAAGAAGGAAAAGAAGAAGAAAG GAGAATCCTCCAAAACCAAAGCAGAGAAAGCAGGTGCCGTTGCTGCTGTTGCCGTAGGCAGACCTCAAG CTATCAGCAGCGAGGAGGCTCCGGTAGTGACTGGAGGATGGACTGACCGGGCTGTGACGGCCCCAGCCCTTACCATTGTTCCTGATAAGGAGCACTGGACCACTTCTGAGAGCAATCAAGACACCACTGTCTGGGGGCACGAGACTGAAAGAAATGATA TGGAACCCCAGCTGCCGTGTCCCAGCCAGCCAGACGAGCCAGACGAGTGGTCTGGTCTGA ATGGTGATGGGTCTGCTGCTGCAGCAGACGGGTGCTCTGACTGGAATGCCCCAGCGGAGGTGTGGGGGAACTATGAGGAACTCCCTGCTCCAGTAGAGGCTGCCCCCCCTGTCCTCGAGGAGTCCCTGCCAGAGACGGTCAAG CAAGTatctgatgaagagagagaaaaggcggagccTGCCGCTGATGGAACTGGTAAattgaaaaagaagaagaagaagaagaagaagcaagCTGAAGATGATGTAGTTACTGGCCAG GAGTCAGAGGAGCGAAGTAAAAAGGTTGTTGCTGAGGCCAAGGTGAAGAAGCAGCCAATCCAGGAgcctactgctcctgctgtcaaTGTTGCTGCTGTGAAG GCAAGAGTGGAGCAACCAGTTGTGGTTCAGAACACAGCCCCCATCACACAAGTGCCACCCCAACCCGCAGAGACGGAGCCTACTGCCAAGCAGAACAGTCTACCTGCTCCAACACATA AAAAACCTGAAGAGAGCCAGCCTTCCAAACCAGTGATGAAGAAGAAACGGGCAAGAAGAGAAACATGA
- the LOC110511506 gene encoding protein LYRIC isoform X3 has translation MAENWQDATCQQVKLIAGRLNELLSTGLDLLHSELGVDFGVKPEIPPWLIFLAACIGLVLMVAMWASACRGLFKKRPTIVEVEAMESTKPATIKTAKAEEPKKKKRKPTEKKSQPNGSLVAELQEEVRVTEEDNLPVVPHHSQVKTEKASEVKNTKKKQKQAVKEAKTASSHGKESEEVSGTWETKVSNKEKREQRRKDKTTGDGSGSPGGVDPLPSTPPTESTKVSPKAANPGSVSEKKEKKKKGESSKTKAEKAGAVAAVAVGRPQAISSEEAPVVTGGWTDRAVTAPALTIVPDKEHWTTSESNQDTTVWGHETERNDSMEPQLPCPSQPDEPDEWSGLNGDGSAAAADGCSDWNAPAEVWGNYEELPAPVEAAPPVLEESLPETVKQVSDEEREKAEPAADGTGKLKKKKKKKKKQAEDDVVTGQESEERSKKVVAEAKVKKQPIQEPTAPAVNVAAVKARVEQPVVVQNTAPITQVPPQPAETEPTAKQNSLPAPTHKKPEESQPSKPVMKKKRARRET, from the exons ATGGCAGAGAACTGGCAGGACGCGACCTGTCAACAGGTCAAGTTGATAGCAGGTCGCCTGAATGAGCTTCTTTCCACTGGCCTAGACCTCTTGCACTCAGAACTCGGGGTGGATTTTGGAGTGAAGCCCGAGATTCCGCCATGGTTGATCTTCTTAGCAGCGTGCATTGGGCTCGTGCTAATGGTGGCTATGTGGGCCTCCGCATGTCGCGGGCTCTTCAAGAAGCGACCGACCATAGTTGAAGTTGAGGCCATGGAAAGCACTAAACCAGCTACTATCAAGACGGCAAAAGCAGAGGAACCGAAGAAAAAGAAAAGGAAACCTACAGAAAAG AAATCACAGCCAAATGGTAGTTTAGTTGCTGAGCTACAAGAGGAAGTCAGAGTGACTGAAGAAGACAACCTGCCAGTAGTGCCACATCATTCTCAAGTCAAGACAGAAAAGGCTTCTGAG GTAAAGAATACAAAGAAGAAGCAGAAACAGGCAGTAAAGGAGGCTAAGACGGCTTCTTCTCATGGCAAGGAATCGGAGGAAG TATCAGGCACCTGGGAGACCAAGGTCAGTAACAAGGAGAAGCGTGAGCAGCGCCGTAAAGACAAGACCACCGGTGACGGCTCAGGGAGCCCTGGAGGAGTGGATCCTCTGCCTAGTACTCCTCCCACAGAGTCAACCAAAGTCAGCCCCAAAGCTGCAAACCCTGGGTCTGTCTCTGAGAAGAAGGAAAAGAAGAAGAAAG GAGAATCCTCCAAAACCAAAGCAGAGAAAGCAGGTGCCGTTGCTGCTGTTGCCGTAGGCAGACCTCAAG CTATCAGCAGCGAGGAGGCTCCGGTAGTGACTGGAGGATGGACTGACCGGGCTGTGACGGCCCCAGCCCTTACCATTGTTCCTGATAAGGAGCACTGGACCACTTCTGAGAGCAATCAAGACACCACTGTCTGGGGGCACGAGACTGAAAGAAATGATAGTA TGGAACCCCAGCTGCCGTGTCCCAGCCAGCCAGACGAGCCAGACGAGTGGTCTGGTCTGA ATGGTGATGGGTCTGCTGCTGCAGCAGACGGGTGCTCTGACTGGAATGCCCCAGCGGAGGTGTGGGGGAACTATGAGGAACTCCCTGCTCCAGTAGAGGCTGCCCCCCCTGTCCTCGAGGAGTCCCTGCCAGAGACGGTCAAG CAAGTatctgatgaagagagagaaaaggcggagccTGCCGCTGATGGAACTGGTAAattgaaaaagaagaagaagaagaagaagaagcaagCTGAAGATGATGTAGTTACTGGCCAG GAGTCAGAGGAGCGAAGTAAAAAGGTTGTTGCTGAGGCCAAGGTGAAGAAGCAGCCAATCCAGGAgcctactgctcctgctgtcaaTGTTGCTGCTGTGAAG GCAAGAGTGGAGCAACCAGTTGTGGTTCAGAACACAGCCCCCATCACACAAGTGCCACCCCAACCCGCAGAGACGGAGCCTACTGCCAAGCAGAACAGTCTACCTGCTCCAACACATA AAAAACCTGAAGAGAGCCAGCCTTCCAAACCAGTGATGAAGAAGAAACGGGCAAGAAGAGAAACATGA
- the LOC110511506 gene encoding protein LYRIC isoform X1: protein MAENWQDATCQQVKLIAGRLNELLSTGLDLLHSELGVDFGVKPEIPPWLIFLAACIGLVLMVAMWASACRGLFKKRPTIVEVEAMESTKPATIKTAKAEEPKKKKRKPTEKKSQPNGSLVAELQEEVRVTEEDNLPVVPHHSQVKTEKASEVKNTKKKQKQAVKEAKTASSHGKESEEVSGTWETKVSNKEKREQRRKDKTTGDGSGSPGGVDPLPSTPPTESTKVSPKAANPGSVSEKKEKKKKGESSKTKAEKAGAVAAVAVGRPQAISSEEAPVVTGGWTDRAVTAPALTIVPDKEHWTTSESNQDTTVWGHETERNDSTVEPQLPCPSQPDEPDEWSGLNGDGSAAAADGCSDWNAPAEVWGNYEELPAPVEAAPPVLEESLPETVKQVSDEEREKAEPAADGTGKLKKKKKKKKKQAEDDVVTGQESEERSKKVVAEAKVKKQPIQEPTAPAVNVAAVKARVEQPVVVQNTAPITQVPPQPAETEPTAKQNSLPAPTHKKPEESQPSKPVMKKKRARRET, encoded by the exons ATGGCAGAGAACTGGCAGGACGCGACCTGTCAACAGGTCAAGTTGATAGCAGGTCGCCTGAATGAGCTTCTTTCCACTGGCCTAGACCTCTTGCACTCAGAACTCGGGGTGGATTTTGGAGTGAAGCCCGAGATTCCGCCATGGTTGATCTTCTTAGCAGCGTGCATTGGGCTCGTGCTAATGGTGGCTATGTGGGCCTCCGCATGTCGCGGGCTCTTCAAGAAGCGACCGACCATAGTTGAAGTTGAGGCCATGGAAAGCACTAAACCAGCTACTATCAAGACGGCAAAAGCAGAGGAACCGAAGAAAAAGAAAAGGAAACCTACAGAAAAG AAATCACAGCCAAATGGTAGTTTAGTTGCTGAGCTACAAGAGGAAGTCAGAGTGACTGAAGAAGACAACCTGCCAGTAGTGCCACATCATTCTCAAGTCAAGACAGAAAAGGCTTCTGAG GTAAAGAATACAAAGAAGAAGCAGAAACAGGCAGTAAAGGAGGCTAAGACGGCTTCTTCTCATGGCAAGGAATCGGAGGAAG TATCAGGCACCTGGGAGACCAAGGTCAGTAACAAGGAGAAGCGTGAGCAGCGCCGTAAAGACAAGACCACCGGTGACGGCTCAGGGAGCCCTGGAGGAGTGGATCCTCTGCCTAGTACTCCTCCCACAGAGTCAACCAAAGTCAGCCCCAAAGCTGCAAACCCTGGGTCTGTCTCTGAGAAGAAGGAAAAGAAGAAGAAAG GAGAATCCTCCAAAACCAAAGCAGAGAAAGCAGGTGCCGTTGCTGCTGTTGCCGTAGGCAGACCTCAAG CTATCAGCAGCGAGGAGGCTCCGGTAGTGACTGGAGGATGGACTGACCGGGCTGTGACGGCCCCAGCCCTTACCATTGTTCCTGATAAGGAGCACTGGACCACTTCTGAGAGCAATCAAGACACCACTGTCTGGGGGCACGAGACTGAAAGAAATGATAGTA CAGTGGAACCCCAGCTGCCGTGTCCCAGCCAGCCAGACGAGCCAGACGAGTGGTCTGGTCTGA ATGGTGATGGGTCTGCTGCTGCAGCAGACGGGTGCTCTGACTGGAATGCCCCAGCGGAGGTGTGGGGGAACTATGAGGAACTCCCTGCTCCAGTAGAGGCTGCCCCCCCTGTCCTCGAGGAGTCCCTGCCAGAGACGGTCAAG CAAGTatctgatgaagagagagaaaaggcggagccTGCCGCTGATGGAACTGGTAAattgaaaaagaagaagaagaagaagaagaagcaagCTGAAGATGATGTAGTTACTGGCCAG GAGTCAGAGGAGCGAAGTAAAAAGGTTGTTGCTGAGGCCAAGGTGAAGAAGCAGCCAATCCAGGAgcctactgctcctgctgtcaaTGTTGCTGCTGTGAAG GCAAGAGTGGAGCAACCAGTTGTGGTTCAGAACACAGCCCCCATCACACAAGTGCCACCCCAACCCGCAGAGACGGAGCCTACTGCCAAGCAGAACAGTCTACCTGCTCCAACACATA AAAAACCTGAAGAGAGCCAGCCTTCCAAACCAGTGATGAAGAAGAAACGGGCAAGAAGAGAAACATGA